Genomic DNA from Rhodoferax mekongensis:
TTATTGACGGAGAGAAACGCATGACTTTGCGCGGCGAGTCTATCGCCGCTGATTTCCAGAACGTAGTGGAAAACTACATCCGGGAGCGTTTCACGCCCCGTACCCCCAGTATTTGAGAGCTTATGTCCGAGAAGAATAGTCCGCGCAAGGCGGACAAGATTGTTGCCGTCAAAGGCATGAACGACATCATGCCGCCGGAATCTGCGGTATGGGAAGCATTGGAGGCCCGCGTAAGGGAATTAATGCGGCGCTTTTCCTTTGAAAATGTACGCACGCCTATTGTTGAACCTACCTCCCTGTTTGTGAGGGGCTTGGGTGAAGTGACGGATATCGTCGAAAAGGAGATGTATTCCTTTGAAGACCGTTTGAATGGCGAGGCGCTGACTTTGCGGCCGGAGAATACAGCGGGAGTTGTGCGCGCAGCTGTGGAGCATTCGATGCTTTACAACGGTCCTAAGCGTCTCTATTACATGGGGCCCATGTTCCGGCATGAGCGACCACAGCGCGGGCGGTACCGGCAGTTTCACCAAATCGGGGCAGAGGCACTCGGGTTCGGTGGCGCTGAAATCGATGCAGAAGTGATTCTGATGGCCCACATGCTCTGGAAAGAGTTGGGTTTGGCGGATATCGAGTTACAGATAAACAGTCTGGGGCAGCCAAACGAACGCAACTCGCACAGAGCTGCCTTGATCCAGCATTTTGAATCCCATCTGGATCTGCTGGATGAAGAAGCCAAGCGGCGCTTGCACCTGAATCCACTCCGCCTTCTGGACTCCAAAAATCCCGGAATGCAGGCTGTGATCGAGTCCGCTCCCAAGTTGATCGATTTCTTGGGTGATGCTTCCAGAGAGCATCTGGAAACGGTGAAAAAAATACTGGATGCTCACCGAGTGAGCTACACGGTGAACCCTCGCTTGGTTCGGGGAATGGACTATTACAACTTGACGGTGTTTGAGTTTGTCACTACGAAATTGGGATCCCAAGGCACCGTTTGTGCGGGCGGCCGGTACGATTACTTGATAGAGCAAATCGGCGGAAAGCCAGCTCCCGCAGTGGGATGGGCCATGGGCGTTGAGCGCGTTCTGGAGTTAATCAAAGAGTCGGGCGTGGCACTGAGGCAACCGGGTTTGGATGTTTTTGCCGTTATTACAGATGTCGCAAACCTGCAAGCTGTGATGCCTTCGCTGCATGTTCTCCGGGAGGCTGGGCTTTCTGTCCAGATGCAAGCCAGCACCTCTGAAGGGATGCCCAGCATGAAGTCTCAATTCAAACGAGCAGATGCTTCGGGCGCACGGTTCGCTTTCGTGTTTGGTCCTGATGAACTCGCTTCCGGACAGGTCACTGTCAAATCATTGCGGGATTCGAATGTTCCGCAAGCCACTCTTCGGATAGATGAGATGGCAACATGGGCTGCTAGCCTTTATCCAACCGTTTAAACCAGGTTCAACATGGCAAATCATTTAGATCTCGAAGAGCAAGAGCAACTCGATCAACTGAAACATTTTTGGAAGCAGTATGGAAACGCTATTTCCTGGCTGTTGATCATCGTGTTTGGTGCCTTTGCCTCGTGGAATGGTTATCAGTGGTGGTCCAAGCGGCAGGCTGAACAAGCTTCCGCCATGTATGAAGAAGTGGATCGAGTTATTGCTGGTGGCGATGTTGCTGCTGCAGACCGTGCCTATGGAGATATGCGCCAGCGATTCCCCTCAACCGTGTATACCCAGCAAGCAGGTCTCACCCTTGCCAAAGTGGCTTACCTCTCGGGAAAACCTGACGTGGCCCAAACTGCGTTGACCACCGTTGCTGAGAGTAGCGCGGACCCAGGATTGGCGGCATTGGCGAGAATACGACAAGTGGGTTTGTTGATTGAGGCCAAGAGTTTTGATGCGGCTGCGAAGATCTTGGATGGCAAATTTCCCGTCGAGTTCATGGGGCTTGTTGCAGACAAAAAAGCCGACCTCATGATGGCGCAGGGTAAGACCGAAGAAGCGGTGGCTTTGTACAAGGACGCGATCAAACATTTGGCTGAGCGTGATCAATACCGTCGTTTGGTGGAAGTGAAACTGGCTGCGCTAGGTGCCGGCGAATCGAAGTGAGTCGAAATCTGAACATGCGACGGACCGCTAATTTTCTGATGGTAGGGGTAATGGCCGTCGTGATGGCTGGTTGTGCCGGTCCGTCTAAGCCCAAGCCAGCAGAACTCGCTCCCGCGGCTTCACTTTTGGCGGTGAAGAAGGTCTGGTCTGCATCGATTGGGGAGGTCGGTTTCCCGCTTGAGGTAAAGCTGGTTGGCTCCGACGTCTATGTGGCATCCAGTTCAGGATCCATTTCGAGCTTGGATTCGAATACCGGGGGCGTCCGCTGGACGGCAGATTTAGGCAAGAAAATTTCTGCTGGTGTCGGAGCAGATGGCGAAAAGACGGCTGTCGTCACGACCGATGGGGAGTTGGTTGTGTTGCAGAAAGGGAAGCGGATCTGGCAACAAAAGTTGACTTCCGTCGCCGTAACGCCACCCCTGGTTGCTGGTGGACGCATATTTGTGATCACTCCGGACCGGACACTTATTGCTTTCGACAGCGAAACGGGTAAGCGCCTTTGGCAACAACAAAGGGGGAGCGATAGCCTGGTGTTGGACCGGGCCGCTGTACTTTTCCCTGCGGGTGATACCCTGGTGGCAGGAATCGGTGGGCGGTTAGTGGGTTTGAATCCATTGACAGGTACCCAGCGTTGGGACATTCCAGTTTCCGTCAGTCGCGGGACTAATGAGGTAGACCGCCTGGTGGACCTGATGCCAGGAGTCAGTCGCTTGGGGTCTGATGTGTGCCTTCGCGCCTATCAGAATGCAGTAGCGTGTGTCAGTCTGGCGAATCAAAAGGTGATTTGGTCCAGAGCTGCCAACGGATTTACTGGTGTTTCTGGCGATGACAAGTTGGTGTTTGGCACAGAGGCCGATGGCAGGCTCTTGGCATGGCGGCGCGCTGATGGGGAGGTTGCATGGCAATTGGCGACCCTGAAGTGGCGAGATTTGGGAACACCTTTGCTCTTGGGAGAAACTCTGGCGGTACCTGACAGTGCCGGACTCGTGCATCTATTGTCAAAAACAGACGGCTCCTCTTTGGGGCGTTTGGTGCTCGATGGTTCACCACTGGGGGCGTCGCCTGTCCTTGCTGGAAAAACGTTGGTCGTTGTGACCCAAAAGGGAGGTGTTTTTGCCTTCCGTCCAGAATAAGAGAGGTCCCGAATGAAGCCTGTTATAGCCCTTGTGGGGCGCCCGAATGTCGGGAAGTCGACCTTGTTTAATCGCTTGACGAAAACCCGTGACGCGATCGTTGCCGACTATGCCGGTTTGACGCGTGACCGCCATTACGGCAATGGCAAACACGGCAAGCAGGAATTCATTGTCATCGATACCGGTGGTTTTGAACCCGATGCCGGAAGCGGCATCTTCAAAGAGATGGCGAAGCAAACCCGGCAGGCGGTTGCTGAAGCTGATGTGGTTGTATTCGTGGTGGATGCTCGGGCGGGGCTATCCGCGCAGGATCATGACATCGGCAACTATTTGAGAAAGCTTGGCAAGCCCTGCCTTGTTGTGGCTAACAAAGCGGAAGGCATGAAAGCCGGCTCTCAGCTTGCTGAATTCTTTGAGTTAGGCTTGGGTGAGGTCTTCCCAGTATCTGCTGCCCATGGTCAGGGCATGCGCTCTTTGGTCGAGATGGCGCTGGACGCGTTGCATCTTGAAGAGCCGGAGGAGGACCCTGAACCGTCTGATCCTTCCGTGATTAAGCTTGCAGTCGCAGGCAGGCCAAACGTAGGCAAATCGACACTGATTAACACATGGTTGGGTGAAGAGCGTTTGGTGGCATTTGATATGCCCGGTACCACGCGGGATGCCATTTCTGTCCCTTTTGAGCGGGAAGGTCAGAAGTTTGAATTGGTAGACACAGCAGGATTGCGCAAAAAGGGCAAAGTGTTTGAGGCCATCGAGAAATTCTCGGTCGTCAAGACGTTGCAGGCTATTGAGTCTGCCAGCGTCGTCTTGTTGTTGATCGACGCTGAACAAGGCGTAACTGACCAGGACGCCCACATAGCGGGCTATATTCTGGAATCCGGTCGGGCTGTGGTTGTGGCGGTTAACAAATGGGATGCGATTGACGAATACCAACGCGAGTTGGTGAAACGATCTTTAGAGACCCGTCTGGGCTTCTTGAAGTTCGCTGCATTGCATCTCATCTCGGCTAAAAAACGCCAGGGCCTAGGCCCGCTCTGGGGAGCAATTACTCAAGCGCACAAAGCGGCCAATTGCAAGATGCCGACGCCGGTATTGACCCGTCTGCTATTGGAGGCGGTGCAATTCCAGACACCGAAGAAGACCGGCGCATACCGGCCCAAATTGCGTTATGCCCACCAAGGTGGGATGAATCCGCCCATTATCGTGATCCACGGAAACTCCCTGGAGCATGTGACCGAAGCCTACAAGCGGTTTTTGGAAGGTCGCTTCCGCAAGGAGTTCAATTTGGTGGGAACACCTTTGCGTATCGAGATGAAGTCTTCTCAAAACCCATTTGCTGATAAAGATTAAGTCAAGCAGCAAGTTACTTGACTAGTCCCTATGCGTAAACTCCTCGTCAGTAGGAGGGGCTCAAAGCATGTGTGGTATCGTCAAACCCTTATCATTTTTTGAACACGGAGAATATCGTGAGCAACAAAGGCCAACTCCTCCAAGATCCTTTCCTGAACGCTTTGCGTCGTGAACATGTGCCTGTTTCCATTTATTTGGTGAACGGCATCAAGTTGCAGGGACAGATCGAATCTTTTGACCAGTACGTGGTCTTGCTCCGCAATACAGTGACACAAATGGTTTACAAGCATGCCATTTCAACTATTGTTCCCGGACGCGCAGTGAACCTGGCAGCCGCTGGTGACGAAGCAGCATCTGCTTGATGCTTCAAAAGTGGGGGATCCTTTGGATCCTCCCGCAGTGAATTTTTCTCCCATTGAATAATCCCCAAGAAAGCAAATTGGCGCCAACCATACTGGTTGGTGTCGATCTGGGTGGTCCGAATTTCGATTCTGAGCTGGAAGAGCTCGGACTTCTGGCTCAAACAGCTGGTTTGCAACCCGTGGGGCGTGTTGTGTGTAAACGCCGCGCTCCCGATGCAGCGTTGTTTGTAGGTTCCGGAAAAGCAGAGGAAATCCGGCAGCTAGCGCTGCAGACCGGTGCCACCGAAATTTTGTTTGACCAGTCGCTTAGTCCCGGTCAACAACGAAATCTGGAGCGGCACATGCAGCTTCCGGTCAATGACCGGACCTTCTTGATTCTTGAGATCTTCGCACAACGGGCGAGGAGTCATGAAGGCAAGTTGCAGGTTGAATTGGCTCGACTCCAATACCTCAGCACACGTTTGGTACGCCGCTGGTCCCATTTGGAGCGTCAGCGAGGGGGTATCGGAACACGCGGGGGGCCCGGCGAAACCCAGATTGAACTGGACCGCCGGATGATCAGCGAGAACATCAAACGAACCAAAGAGCGTTTGGGCAAAGTCAAGCGACAGCGACAGACGCAACGCCGTCAACGCGAGCGCCGTGATGCTTTCAACATTTCATTGATCGGCTATACCAACGCGGGCAAATCCACACTGTTCAATGCCTTGGTAAAGGCACGCGCCTACGCAGCTGATCAGCTGTTCGCCACCTTGGACACCACTACCCGTCAACTGTATCTTGGTGAAGCCAATCGATCAGTGTCCTTGTCCGACACGGTAGGGTTCATTCGGGATTTGCCCCATGGTTTGGTGGATGCTTTTCAGGCAACTTTGCAGGAAGCAATTGATGCTGACCTGCTTCTTCACGTCGTAGACGCTGCCAATGTGGACTTTCCGGAGCAAATCGCCCAAGTCCAGGCAGTGCTCAAAGAGATTGGTGCCGACGACATTCCTCAACTGCTGGTCTTCAACAAAGTTGACGCTATTTCCGCAGATGCACAACCCTTGCGTTTGGAAGATACCTATGAAATCCAGGGACTACAGACTCCACGTATATTCGTAAGCGCGCGCAACTTGACCGGAATGCCTTTATTGCGCCAAAAATTGGCCGAAATTGCGAAATCTGCGACAGATTTGAATGACTTGCCGTCAATTCACCCTGAGCCCTCTGGGGACGGTGTGTGAATTGGCACAATGCGCCCCACAGCACTAAAGAAGATTCCATGAAACTATCTGCGTTTCGAATGAAGAGCATGCCATTGGCACCCTGGTTGCGTAATGTGTTCAATTTGAACGATTCCCGTTGGGGGCGTGGTGACGACAAGCAGGAAGGGCAGGGTCCAGAGGGTCAGGCCAAGCCCGAGGCGGAGCGGCCTTCGCCTGTTGCGGGGCCGCAGTCCGGCGGCCCCAAAAATACGTCCCAATCCGGCCCCCCCGATCTTGATGAGCTGTGGAGGGACTTCAACCGGAAACTGGCTGGCTTGTTCGGCGGAGGCAAGAAACCCGCTGGAGGCAATGGCGGCGGCTTTCAACCTGACATGAAGAATGCTGGTATTGGCGCTGGCTTGATTGTCGGAGTGTTGGTCCTGATCTGGTTGGGCACGGGTTTTTTTATCGTGCAAGAAGGCCAGCAGGCCGTCATTACCCAATTTGGAAAATACAAATCCACGGTGAACGCGGGTTTCAATTGGCGTCTTCCATATCCGATTGAGAAGCATGAATTGGTATTCGTGAGTCAAATCCGATCGGTGGATGTCGGCCGCGATGTGGTTCTCAAGGCCACTGGACTGAAAGAGTCGGCCATGCTGACTGAGGATGAAAACATTCTCGACATCAAATTCGCAGTGCAATACCGTTTGAGCGATGCGCGAGCTTTCTTGTTCGAAAGCAAGAATCCGAGTGAGGCGGTCGTGCAGGCTGCCGAGACGGCAATCCGTGAAGTATTGGGCAAGATGAAAATGGATGCGGCGCTGTCTGAAGAGCGTGATCAGATTGCCCCGCGGGTACGTGCCCTGATGCAAACCATTCTGGATCGCTACAAGGTTGGCGTTGAGGTGGTCGGGGTCAACCTTCAGCAAGGCGGAGTTCGCCCACCTGAACAAGTGCAGTCTTCGTTTGATGATGTCTTGAAGGCCGGGCAGGAGCGTGAACGTGCCAAGAACGAAGCCCAAGCCTACGCCAACGATGTGGTACCCCGCGCGGTCGGTTCCGCTTCCCGATTGAAGGAAGAGGCTGACGCCTACAAAGCCCGTGTAGTAGCGCAGGCGCAAGGTGATGCCCAACGTTTCCGATCGGTGTATGCCGAGTACCAGAAGGCGCCTCAGGTCATGCGGGATCGTATGTACCTGGATACCATGCAACAGATCTACAGCAACGTGACGAAGGTCATCGTGGACTCCAAGCAGGGTGGCAATTTGCTTTACCTGCCTTTGGATAAAGTGCTGCAGCTAACAGGCGCGCCTGCTGCGGCTGAACCGGCTTCCGGTCCCGTTACATCCACTCAGTCTGCGCCTGCCGCTCCTGCGACAACTTTTGGCAACAACGATCCACGCAGCCGCGATGCCGCGAGAACCCGTGAACGCGACGTGCGCTAGGACAACACTATGAACCGTATCGGACTTATCTTCACTTCGTTGCTGGTGCTGTTGGCGCTGGCTAGTTCCACCTTGTTCGTGGTGGATCAGCGGCAATTCGGCGTGGTCTATGCCTTGGGTCAAATCAAGGAAGTGATCACCGAGCCCGGCTTGAACTTCAAGCTTCCGCCACCTTTTCAGAATGTGTCCTATATCGACAAGCGCTTGTTGACCTTGGACAGCACAGATGCCGAGCCCATGCTCACGGCTGAAAAACAGCGCGTGGTCATCGACTGGTATGTGCGTTGGCGTATCACTGAGCCCTCCGACTACATCCGCAACGTAGGCCTGAATGAGAGCGCCGGAGCTAGCCAGTTGAACCGGGTGGTGCGTAACGCATTCCAGGAAGAGATCAACAAGCGTACGGTAAAAGAACTCTTGTCCCTCAAGCGTGAAGCCCTGATGTCTGATGTGAAAGCGGAGGTTCTGGACAAGGTGCGTGGTACCAAACCTTGGGGGGTAGACGTTGTGGATGTGCGTATCACCCGGGTTGATTACGTGGAAGCCATCACAGAGTCTGTTTACCGCCGTATGGAGGCAGAGCGCAAGCGCGTGGCCAATGAGCTGCGCTCCACGGGCGCTGCAGAAGGTGAAAAAATCCGTGCTGATGCAGATCGCCAGCGCGAAATCACGATCGCAAATGCTTATCGTGACGCCCAGAAAATCAAGGGTGAGGGCGATGCGGAGGCTGCAAGGATTTACGCCGATGCCTTCGGCAAAGACCCCCAGTTTGCACAGTTCTACCGCAGCCTGGAAGCCTACAAGAGCAGTTTCGCCAACAAGAGTGACGTGATGGTTCTGGATCCCTCCGGCTCTGAGTTTTTCAAGACTTTCCGCAGTGGCGGTAACGCTGCAGCTGCGGCCAAAAAGTAGCGTGAACGCTGACGCACTTTGGATGGCACTGGCTTTGGTGCTGGTGCTGGAGGGTTTGTTTCCTTTTGCATCACCCCAAGGGTGGCGCAAATTGTTTTCCCAGCTCTTGCAATTGCAGGATGGGCAGATACGTTTCTTCGGCTTGTGCAGCATCCTGTGCGGATTGTTCTGCATTTGGTGGCTGCTGCCCTGAAATCCGAGCCTCAAGGCCGGTAAAATCTCGGTTTTAACAGCCTCCCCTCAATTCCATGTCTGCTTGGGTCCTTCCGGATCACATTGCCGATGTGCTGCCTTCCGAGGCCCGCCACATCGAAGAAATACGTCGAGATCTGCTGGACATGGCCCGATGCTATGGCTACGAGCTCGTGATGCCACCTATGCTGGAGCATCTGGAGTCACTGCTTTCCGGCACCGGTGAAGCGTTGGATTTGCAGACCTTCAAACTGGTCGATCAGATATCCGGCCGCATGATGGGCCTGCGTGCAGACAGCACGCCCCAAGTGGCACGCATAGATGCGCACTTGTTGAACCGCAGTGGAGTCACGCGTCTTTGCTATTGCGGGCCTGTATTGCATACCCGACCTGCTGCCCCTCATGCGACTCGCGAGCCCTTGCAGTTCGGCGCAGAAATCTATGGTCATGCAGGGCTGGAAGCTGACCTGGAAGTGTTGACACTCACCTTGGACGCCCTGAAGGCCTGTAAGGTCGGTGTACTCACAGTGGACATGGCGGACGCCCGTATAGTGGGCAGTTTGCTCGACGAGTCCGGTTTGAGCAGCGCTCAAAAGAACGAAGTTCTGTCTGCTCTCACATCCAAGGACAGCAGCGCATTGGCAGAGTTGACGCAATCCTGCCCACAGCCCGTTGGCGCTGCTTTGCGTGGCCTCGTCAACCTGTACGGCAATGCAGATGTACTGCAGCAGGCTCGTGAAGAATTGCCGGCCTTGCCAGGAATCAGCCAAGCGCTGGAACATCTGCAATGGCTGGCAGGTCATCTGGAGGGTGTGAAGGTTTCCTTTGACCTCGCCGATTTGCGCGGTTATGCCTACTACACCGGCATGCGCTTTTCGATTTATGCAGCAGGGGCGAGTGACGCCCTGGCCCGTGGTGGCCGGTATGACGAGGTCGGTTCGGTGTTCGGGCGCAAACGTCCTGCCGTGGGCTTCAGTTTGGATGTCAAGGTATTGGCCCAAGCAGCCGATATGCGCCCCCTGCGGGCTGCGATTCGCGCGCCTTGGGGTGAGGCTGCGGCCTTGCGAGCAGCAATTGCGGATTTGCGCCGGCAGGGCGAAACCGTGGTGTGTGTCCTTCCCGGACACGAAAGTGAAGTCGATGAGTTCCATTGCGACCGTGAGCTGGTGCAAGCCGCTGGTCAGTGGGTCGTAACAGCTATTTAATCCAGAGCGAAATGAATACAACCAAAGGTCGAAATGTAGTGGTCGTCGGCACCCAGTGGGGCGATGAAGGCAAGGGCAAGCTGGTCGATTGGCTCACGGAAAGCGCCCAAGGGGTCGTCCGCTTCCAAGGTGGTCACAACGCGGGCCACACGCTGGTCATCAATGGCGTCAAAACCGCATTGCACCTTATTCCTTCCGGCATCATGCGCCCCGGCGTCAAGTGCTACATCGGCAACGGCGTCGTGTTGTCAGCAGGCAAGTTGTTTGAAGAAATTGAAGGTCTGGAAAAAGCCGGTGTAGAAGTGCGCTCGCGCCTGCGCATCAGCGAAGCCTGCCCGTTGATTCTGCCTTTCCACGTGGCGCTGGATGTGGCTCGTGAGGCCTTCCGCGAAAAAGGCGGCACGGCCAAGATCGGCACCACAGGCCGCGGTATCGGCCCCGCTTATGAAGACAAGATTGCGCGACGTGCCTTGCGCGTTCAAGACTTGAAACACCCTGAGCGCTTCGCGGCCAAGCTGCGCGAACTGCTGGACCTGCATAACCACGTTCTCGCGACCTATCTGGGTTCTGAAGCGTTCGATTTCGGCCCTTTGTTGGCGCCTTTCATGGCCAATGGCCGCGTGCAGTTTGAAGCAGTATTCCAGCAAGCGATGGAACACGCTGCCTTGCTCAAGCCCATGATGGCGGATGTGTCGCGAGAGTTGAACGAGGCCCATTTGGCAGGCGCCAACCTCTTGTTCGAAGGTGCCCAAGGCACATTGCTGGACGTGGACCACGGCACATATCCCTACGTCACCTCCAGCAACTGCGTGGCAGGCAATGCCGCAGCAGGCTCCGGTGTGGGCCCCGGCATGTTGCATTACATCCTGGGGATCACCAAGGCTTATTGCACCCGTGTGGGCGGTGGTCCGTTCCCCACCGAGTTGGAGTGGGAAGTGCCCGGCACACCCGGCTACCACATGAGCACCGTGGGCGCTGAAAAGGGCGTAACTACCGGTCGCTCACGCCGTTGCGGCTGGTTTGATGCTGCATTGCTAAAGCGTTCCGCCCAAGTCAACGGTTTGTCCGGCCTGTGTATCACCAAGCTCGACGTGTTGGATGGTCTCAAGGAGTTGAAGCTTTGCACCGGCTACGAAGTGGATGGCGAAAAAGTCGACATCCTGCCCATGGGCGCGGACGAGATCGAGCGCTGCAAACCCATTTATGAGGTCATGGAAGGCTGGAGTGACAGCACCGTCGGTGTGACCCAGTACGACAAGTTGCCTGTGGCAGCTCGCCTGTACTTGCAACGCATTGAGCAAGTCACTGGTGTGCCCATTCACATGGTGTCTACAAGCCCGGACCGCGACCACACCATCATGATGCGCCATCCCTACCTCGCTGACTGACCGATTTTGAATGCTATTTGAGCCTCTAGCCCCCGTAAATCCTGCGCAAGCAGCTACTTTTTTAGGAGCACGCTGATGTTGACTGAAGACGGCAAGCATCTCTATGTCAGTTATGACGAGTACCACAACCTGATCGAAAAGCTGGCCATCAAGGTGTTCCAGTCCGGTTGGGAGTTCGACACCATCTTGTGCCTGGCACGCGGGGGCATGCGTCCCGGCGACATCTTGTCGCGCGTGTTTGACAAGCCGCTGGCCATCATGTCTACCAGCTCCTACCGCGCTGAAGCCGGCACCCAGCAAGGCAACCTGGACATTGCCCGCTACATCACCACTCCTAAGGGTGAAATCGCTGGCAAAGTGCTGCTGGTTGACGATTTGGCGGATTCCGGTCACACCTTGAACGCGGTGATCAATCAGCTCAAGAACAACTACGCCCCCATCACCGAGTTGCGTAGCGCGGTGATCTGGACCAAGGCGGTGAGCGTGTTTACGCCCGACTACTCAGTGGAGTTCCTGCCGACCAACCCCTGGATTCACCAGCCATTTGAGAGCTACGACTCCTTGCGTCCCCAGCAGCTGATCCAGAAGTGGAGCGTTTGACGCTCCAGCGCTTCACAGATTTCGCCGCATGACAGACCGGATCACCCACCTCATTCATCATCCGTACCAGCCACCAGCTGGTTTTGAAGCGCCGCAACCCGGCGTATTCAAAGCGTCTACGGTGTTCTTCCCTACCGTGGCTGCCATGCGCAGCCGCGAATGGAAAGACAAGTCCGCCTACACCTACGGTTTGCACGGCACCCCCACCAGCTATGCGCTGGAAGAGCGCCTCGCGACCCTGGAGGGAGGCAAAGAGTGTCTGTTGGTTCCCAGTGGCCTCGCGGCGCTGGGACTGGTGGCGCTGTCTTTGTTGAAAAGCGGCGACGAGGTCCTCTTGCCGGATAACGCATATGGACCCAACAAGTCCATCGTCGAAGGCGAGTTGATGGGGTGGGGGATTACCCACCAGTACTACAACCCGATGGACCCTGAGGATCTGGAAGCCCAGATTTCGAGCCGTACCAAGCTGGTGTGGCTGGAGGCGGCGGGCTCTGTGAGCCTGGAGTTTCCCAACATTGTTGAAATGGTGCGGATTTGCCAGCGCCGCAAGGTGCTCACCGCGCTCGACAACACCTGGGGCGCAGGCTTGGCCTTCAACCCGTTTGACCTCGTCCCCGGTGCCAGCAGTCCGGTGGCGGTAGACGTCTCGGCGCATGCCTTGACCAAGTATCCGAGCGGCGGTGGCGATGTATTGATGGGCAGCGTGATCACCCGCAACCCCGGGCTGCACCTCAAGCTCAAGTTGACCCATATGCGCTTCGGTATCGGGGTTGGCATGAACGATGTGGAAGCGGTGTTGCGCTCCCTGCCTACCATCGGATTGCGTTACCGCGCACACGATGTGGCCACACGCAGCCTCGCGGCATGGGCCCAAACCCAGCCGGAGTTTGTGCAGGTGCTGCATCCGGCCTTGCCGGAGTCCCCCGGGCACAGCCACTGGATGGCTCTGACGGGTGGGGAAGAGGGCAAAGCCGCCGGTCTCTTCAGTGTGATGCTGGACTCCCGGTTTACCCAAGCCCAAACAGATGCCTTTTGCGACGCTCTCAAGCTGTTCAAGCTGGGCTACAGCTGGGGCGGCCCTATCAGTCTGGTGGTGCCTTACGAACTGGAAAGCATGCGTACGATTTGGCCGGAGCATCTGCTGCGGGGAACGCTGGTGCGCTTCTCTATTGGCCTGGAAGATCTGGCCGACTTGCAGGCCGATATTGCCCAGGCACTGGAAGTCTTGCGCTGACTGCGCGTTTTCCTGAGTAGGCAAGTGGCGGGTGTCGGCGTATTCTGCCGCGCATGAGCACCACTTCCTCGCCTACCGAATCTCTCGATGCCACCAGTGCCGTGCGCTCGCCTGATTTGGAGCCGGCTCCGTATGTGCCACCGCCCTCCGAGGCGCCCCGGAAGACGATTCTCCCGTTGAAGTTGATGGACCCTTTCCGGTGGCTGCGGCGGGGAGCGAGTGACCTAATGGCTCATCCCGGCATTGCACTCTTCTATGGCATTGCGTTCACCACCATGGCGCTGGTTCTCGGCGCCGTGTTCAGAAACAGCCCGGAGTACACCATGACCATTGCCTCCGGTTGTTTATTGGTTGGCCCGTTTTTGGCCATGGGCCTCTATGAGGTCAGCCGCCGTCGCGAGGCAGGCATACCGCCCGCGCTGGGTGCCTCCATCGTTTGTTGGGACCGCCATATTCCCAGCATGGCCATGCTGGTGCTCGTGCTCATCGTGTTGG
This window encodes:
- a CDS encoding PLP-dependent transferase, which encodes MTDRITHLIHHPYQPPAGFEAPQPGVFKASTVFFPTVAAMRSREWKDKSAYTYGLHGTPTSYALEERLATLEGGKECLLVPSGLAALGLVALSLLKSGDEVLLPDNAYGPNKSIVEGELMGWGITHQYYNPMDPEDLEAQISSRTKLVWLEAAGSVSLEFPNIVEMVRICQRRKVLTALDNTWGAGLAFNPFDLVPGASSPVAVDVSAHALTKYPSGGGDVLMGSVITRNPGLHLKLKLTHMRFGIGVGMNDVEAVLRSLPTIGLRYRAHDVATRSLAAWAQTQPEFVQVLHPALPESPGHSHWMALTGGEEGKAAGLFSVMLDSRFTQAQTDAFCDALKLFKLGYSWGGPISLVVPYELESMRTIWPEHLLRGTLVRFSIGLEDLADLQADIAQALEVLR